Below is a genomic region from Gracilimonas sp..
TCGCTACTCACTACGCACTCAGGATGACATTGTGAAACTGATTCTTTCATCCCTTGAAGAAAAGTCGTAATGAACCCTTCATCCATACCTCACTCCGACCAACTCCAAATAAAAAATAATGGATTTATATCCCCTTCAGATTGTTTAATTTCCATAACAGTTTCAATTTAATACTTACTACTGCATGAACACTTTTTTAAAGCTGTTGATCTTCTTTTTCATTCTGATCCTGGGCTTTGCCGGCCTGGCTTTCTACTGGACCTTCTACAAACCCCTGCCCGATTATGAAGAAACCATTACCATGAATGGGCTTTCTGAAGAGGTTCAAATTCATTGGGACGCATACGGCGTTCCTCATATCTATGCCCGCAATGTGCAAGATTTATACTATGCGTTAGGCTATGTTCATGCACAAGACCGGCTTTGGCAAATGACACTCACACAGATCGCTGCCGAAGGCCGGTTTGCGGAGTTCTTTGGAAATGATCAGGAGCTTATCAATCTGGATAAATATCAGCGGACGCTCGGCTTCTGGAAAATTGCGCAACAGCTTGTAGATACTCTTGGACAGCAAGAGCGATCTGTATTGAATGCCTATTCAAATGGAGTGAATGCATTTGTAGATGACAACTCAAATCGTTTGCCGGTTGAGTTTTCATTGACCGGAATCCAGCCGCTTGAATGGAATCCCGCCCGTTCACTGGCCGTCAGCCGGCTCATGAGCTGGGAATTGAATATGGGCTGGTGGAGTGAAGTTACCTACGGTTATTTACAGGAAAAACTACCAGCCAACCAGTTTGATCAGCTTCAATTGAGATTCCCTGATACAGCTCCAACCTCATTGGATGATACCGAATCCATGGGCTTTTCTTCAGCGCTGATGCCTATGCTGCAACAGGAAATTAACAAACGTGAACTGCTTGAAATGGAAGGAACTCATGTTGGGAGTAATGCATGGGTGATAGATGGTTCCAAATCAGAATCGGGTTATCCACTTCTTGCCGGTGATCCGCATCTTGGATTGGATATGCCCGGTAAATGGTATGAGGTACACCTGAATCTGAATGGAAAGAACGTATCGGGTGCTACCCTTGCCGGAGTGCCGGCTATAATCATTGGCCAAAACGATCGGATGGCATGGTCATTTACCAGTATCATGAGTGATGACACTGACTTCTTTCTCGAGCAAGTAGATCCACAGGATCGTGGCCGATATGTAGCCGATTCTCTAAACGACTCCACTGCTTCTTACCAACAGTTCAATAAAATTCGGGAGATTATAAAAGTTAAAGACGGTGATGACCAGTCTTTTGAAATTCGCTACACCAAACACGGACCGGTCATTTCTGACATCTATCCGGTTCAGGCTTTGACGGAAGATAAAGTTATAACCATGCAGTGGACGGGCTATGAAATGAGTAACGAGATGCGGACGCTGTATCAAATCAACTGGGCAGATAATTTTCAGGATTTCAAGGACGCCCTCCCAACTTTTGGTGTGCCGGGTTTGAACCTGATGTATGGTGATGTAGAAGGCAACATCGCAATGTATTCGGTGGCCAAACTTCCTATCCGAACCGGCGACCCGATTACCTTGAGACGAGGCTGGGACCCATCACAGGACTGGCAGGGCTTTATTCCTCATGAACAAATGCCCCGGCTAATTAATCCGGAAGATGGCTGGATTGCCAATGCCAACAATAAAATCACTACCGACAGTTACCCTTATTATATTGCCACATTCTGGGAGCCCCCTTCAAGGATTGAACGCATTGAACAAATTCTGACTTCAGATTCCACTTTGGGATACGACCAATTTCAGCAGCTACAAAACGATTCTTACTCTGCCTTTGCAGCCAAACTGACGCCAAAGATCCTCGAGATCATTAAGGGGCAGGATGCATATAATTTTGACCTTCCCATTTCCTACCTGGAGAACTGGAACTATCAGTACGATTTGAAATCAACCGCCGCTTCTATTTTTGACGTTTTCTTTGTGAACTTTACACAAAACACGCTTAAGGATGACTTCGGCGATGTAGCCTACTCCAATTTCATTCATCATGAGAATATCCCGGTCCGGACTATGTCATCGCTCATAGATACAGAAAGTTCTTTATTCGATAATCTGGCTACCGACTCCGTTGAGACCAAAGAAGATATGGTGGTAAAAAGCATGCAGGATGCCATTCTGTTTTTAAGTGATTCTCTGGGCAGTGAACCATTTGAATGGAGATGGGAGCAGCTTCATACACTCAGGCTGGAACCGCCACTCTTATCTCAGGCAGCCAAAGACCCGGAAGCACCAAAAGCATTGAAACTCATTGTGGATAACGTACTCAGTAAAGGTCCATATAAAGTCCCCAGCCACGGTATGAGCGTAAATAATGGTCAATATCGCTGGAATAATGCTTTTGAAATGATACTTGGGCCTTCCATACGTCGTATTTCTGATTTATCTGATATGAGCAAGAGCAAAAGCATCCTGCCTACCGGACAATCCGGGAATCCGTTATCAGACCATTATGGCGACCAAACCGATCTGTGGCTCGATGGTCAGTACAGATGGCTTTACCAGGATTCAACCCTTTTTGAAGAGGTGGAAATCCGAACGATGCGATTGGTGCCGGTGGAGTAAATCTGTATAATTGTTTTTCTCCATCATCTCTTATAAATGATGCCGTAAACGACTCGCTTGCTTACCGGAATGCACCCAATCATCAAACACCATCTTCCCATCTGCAACCCTCTCTTCCGGTAAACAAGCGAAGGGTTTCAGCCCTTCGTGAAGTGTGATGGGGCGCATATGTTTGCACCCTCGCTGCATTCACCAATTTTAACAAATCCATCCGCAACAAGAATATTTACAGCAGCGTATTTCCCCACCACGTATATTCCGACTTAACCAAACTCAACACATCCCATGAAGCCACGCATTCTCTATCTTTTCTCCACACTTTTACTCACTTCTTTTCTCGCCATATCTTGTGTACAAAAGCAAAATGAGTTCTCTGTTGACTATGAAAAATTCACGCTAGACAATGGTCTGGAAGTTATCTTTCATAAAGACAATTCCGACCCTGTTGTTGCGGTAGCACTGACTTTCCACGTCGGTTCAGCCCGTGAAATTGAAGGGCGCACCGGTTTTGCCCACCTATTCGAGCATCTGCTGTTTCTGGAATCCGAGAACCTTGGCAAAGGCGGGTTGGATAAAATGAGCAGCCGAATCGGAGGTTCAGGAGCAAACGGCTCAACCAGTCGTGACCGAACTAATTATTTCCAGACAGTTCCTAAAGATGCCCTGGAAAAAATGATTTGGGCCGAAGCTGATAAACTGGGCTTTTTCATTAATACCGTAACCGAAGCGGTACTCGCCAAGGAGAAGCAGGTGGTCAAGAATGAGAAGCGCCAGGGAGTGGATAATGCGCCTTATGGTCATGCCAATTACGTGGTTGGCAAGAATATGTATCCAAAAGAACACCCATACAACTGGCAGGTTATTGGTTCTCTGGAGGACCTCCAGAATGCCACTCTTCAGGATGTAAAAGACTTCTACAATCGCTGGTATGTTCCAAATAATGCCACTTTAGTACTTGCCGGTGATTTTGATTCTGATCAGGCCAAGGAATGGATCCACAAGTATTTTGATGAAATTCCCCGTGGCGAAGAAATTGAACCGCTACCGGATATGCCAGCATCTTTGGATCAAACCAAGAAAAAATATTATGAAGATAATTTCGCCCGTTTGCCTGAATTACGAATGGTTTGGCCGGGTGTCGATTTATATCATGAAGATGCATACGCACTGGACATCCTCACCGAACTTCTGGCTGATGGGAAAAAAGCGCCGTTTTATAAAGTGTTGGTTGAAGAGCAGGAATTGACTTCCAATGTGTTCATGAACAGCGGAAATTCTGAATTGGCTGGTGAAATTTCGTTCATCACCCGTGCATATCCGAATACGGACCTGAATGACGTTGCCGGAGCCGTAAACGAGGCTTTTATGTTGTTTGAGCAAGAAGGATTTACACAAGCTGACCTTGATCGCATCAAAGCGGGCATCGAAACCGATTTCTATAATGGTCTTTCAAGTGTGCTTGGAAAGGCATTTCAGCTGGCTCAGTACAACATCTTTGCAGATAACCCCGGTTATATCAACAAAGACATCCAGAAAACGCTGGCTGTGACTAAAGAAGATGTAATGCGGGTATATCAGAAATACATCAAAGGCCAGCATTTCGTAGCCACCAGCTTTGTACCACAGGGCCAGGAAGAACTGGCGCTGAAAGGATCTGAACTGGCTGAAGTAGTCGAAGAAGAGATTGTTCAAAATGGAGAAGGCGAAAGCTTTACCCTTCCCGAGGAAACAGCTTATGAAAAAACGCCATCCAGCTTTGACCGTTCTGTGGAACCTCCCTATGGTGAAAGTCCGGATTTGAAAGTACCTGAAGTTTGGGAAACGGAGCTTTCGAATGGACTGGATGTATATGGAATTGAAAACTACGAGCTGCCTTTGGTTGAATTTGAGATCACCATTAAAGGCGGATTGATGCTGGAAAATCCAGATAAAACCGGTGTAGCCAATTTGGTTGCAGAACTCTTAACCAAAGGAACTGCCAATAAAACCCCGGAAGAACTGGAACAAGCCATCGATGAGCTGGGCGCAAGCATAAATATAAACTCAGGCCGTCAATCTATTACCATCAGGGGGAACTCACTTGCTCGTTATTACGATGAAACCCTTAAGCTGGTAGAGGAAATGCTGCTGGAACCCCGCTGGGATGAACGCGAGTTTGATCTGGCTAAACAGAGCACGATGAGTCAGATTGCTCAGCAAAGTGCCAATCCAAATAGTATTGCCACCAACACCTTCAATAAATTACTGTATGGTGAAGATCATATTTTATCCTTCAACCCTATCGGTACTACAAACAGTATCGAAGCAATAACGCTGGATGACCTGAAATCCTATTATGAAAATTACTTGTCTCCTTCCGTAGCTGATATGCATGTGGTTGGAGCTATTGATCAGGGTGAAGTTGTAGCCTCGCTCAAAAGCATTAACGAGCGATGGGAATCAAAAGAGGTTGAAATCCCTGAATCTGAATCGCCGGAATCTCCTTCCGCTTCAAAAGTATATTTCTATGATGTACCGGATGCCAAACAATCCGTTTTGCGATTTGGTTATCTGGCCATGCCTGAAACCCATCCCGACTTCTATCCGGCTGAAGTAATGAACTACAAGCTTGGTGGCGGTGGTTTTGCTTCCCGTTTCACTCAGGAACTCAGAGAAGGTAAAGGCTACACCTATGGAATTGGCTCCGGATTTTCCGGTTCTGATATCGCCGGTCCGTTTATGATTTCAAGTGGTGTACGAACCAATGTGACATATGAATCAGCGGCTCTGGTCAAAGAAATTCTGGAAAATTATCCCGACACTTTCACCGAAGAAGATCTTGAAAACACCAAGAGCTTCCTGCTGAAAAGTAATGCCCGCCGGTTTGAAACCTTAGGCGCCAAACTGAATATGCTGGAAAATATCAGTGCTTATGGCTGGTCACCTGACTACATCAAGCAGCGCGAAGAAATCGTTAAGAATATGACCCAAGAGCGTATCCGGGAGCTGGCCGAAACCTATGCTAATCCGGATAAAATGATCTGGCTGGTGGTGGGCGATGCCAAAACACAAATGGATCGTTTAGAACAACTTGGCTTTGGAGAACCTGTGTTGGTTAACGAATCCTTCAAAGAAGGCAATTAGGAATAAGTAGTGAGTTATGAGGACTGAGTAAAATGGTTAAGTCAAAATCTCATAACCCGTAACTCACTACTCATAACTAACCAAATCAATAACCGATATAACTCTGGCCTTCTTTTAGTTCAATAATGCCATCTTTGGTGGTGAATTTCACCGGTATCGAAATAAAACCACCACCTCTTTTGGCTTTTTTGACCGTAAAATGAAGGTGCGGACCGGTAGCATATCCTGTAGCGCCGGAATACCCGATAAGCTGGCCTGTTCTCACTTCCTGGCCCAAACGAACTTCAACGCCCTGATGTCTCAAATGTGAGTAATCGGCAAAAGTGCCGTCATCATGCAAAATGGTGATGAAGTTAGCGTACTCCATCATGTCTTCTGTACCTCCTCCCCGATTATGCTCCTCCTCCATCATCACGACCTTACCGCTGCGTGCTGCATAGATTCTTGTGCCCTTTGGCATGTTGAAGTCCAGCGCATGCTGCAAATCCCCATAATGAGAAAACGATCCTCCAAATCCCTGATCTACTTTATAGGTCTCTCCCACAGGAAATGGCAGCCGATAAGCAAATGAATCATTATGACGGGCAAAAATGCTACCCACATAATACCGGTATTTGGTGCTGAGATCCCATCCCTGGCTAAGGTCGGTATATTTGAAACTTACCAAAAGCTGGTTGCTCTGAGGCGGAATAAAGTCAATTACCGGGAGTCTTTTGTTCTCCTCCAGTCTCTCTGTTTCTGCATCCAGTTCAATCGTCACAGGAAATAAATGCGTATTCCTTGCGTGCAATTCAATATGCTCTTCCTTTTCTACCCTGTAAACTTCAACCGATCCTTCGTCCTGAGCTAAAAATCCTATACTCAACAATAATATGAACCAAAATGACTTCATCTGATTTCTTATTCTAAGGTATTTTATTGAAATTCGGTCCTAATTAAATTTCATCTATGGATCTATCCATTATTCACTTACTGCTGCTTCTGGGTACTTCGCTCGACGGGGAGTCTAACGAAACGCAGATTTATTTAAAAATTAAAAACGGTGATCAAAAAGCATTTAAAAAATTTTTTGATGCCCATCATAGTGAATTGTTTCGATATTTATCTGCCCGAGGTGTTGCAAAAGAAGCCGCTGAAGACCTGATCCAGAAAGCCTTTGTGTATATTTGGGAGAACCGCTCTTCAATTGAAGAACATAAATCATTGCGGGCTTATCTTTTCCGAATTGCCTATACGCGAATGCTCAACTTGTTTCGTGATAACGAGAAATTCGATCAGAATAAAGAAGTTCAGGATTTGGACTACAGTGACTCCGGCAACCGTCCTGATCAGAATATTCATCAGGAAGAATTAAACAGAACCATTGAACAGGCCATTTCCGCAATGCCCGAAAAGCGACAACATGTATTCAGGCTCTGTTTTCTGCAGGAATTCACTTATAAAGAAGCCGCAGAGTTTCTGGATGTATCCGTCAAAACCATCGAAAACCATATGGGGCTGGCCCTTAAAGATCTCCGCTCCTCGCTTTCTGAAGCTGCAAAAGATTATCTATAAGTCAATTTCCATCTGATTCTCAGGTAAATATAACAGGACTTTTTCTTGCATGAATTCTGTGGAAATTTATTTACTATGTGATTAGGGGAACTTTGAATCTGATGTGTACTAGTAGTGAACACATAATTAATTGAATCATTATGAAATCACTATTCAATAAAATTCCTAAAAAAATACTTCCGCTCGTAGTACTGGCAGCCATGCTCTCTGCCTGTACCCTGGACGATATCTCCGACGATATCAACAATCAGGAACTGACAGCAGAAGAAATAGAAGCCGCCAGCCAGATTATGGGTCAGGCCCTTTCTGATGATAATGACGGCGTTTTCTCCAGCCTGAACGATGCACTTACCAATGTTTCATCCTCAGGATTCGGATCCGACAACCAAATGAAAGGTTACCAGGATCATGATGATGACGACCATTCTGGCCGCGGAAGAGAAAGCAACTATCAGTATGAGTATGATCCGGAAACGGGAACGCATACCATCAGTTTTGACCGGGAAGTGAACAACCCGAATTTCCAGAAAAGCCTTTCTGCTGTGCTAACCTATGTATTCACCGATTTGAACGGAGAGTATATTGCAGCTCCAAGAATGAATCGTGAGCGCATTGAAAACATCGATTTCACTTCCGATAAAACAGGAACTACTCAAAATCGATTCAAGAGTTCTGAATTTAGTCGTGCAGATACTTTTTCAATAACCGGTGTCAGCAGTGCCAGCTCCATTCTCACCATTGATGGAAACCATTATGGCAATGGCTCTATTGACGGGGTAACCAGAGAAGGTGATACGTTCGAACGTTCTTTCGTGAACGAGATCAATTTCCTGGATATTCAGGTGAATAAAGATACCGTAGCCGCTTACGGTTCACTCACACAAGGTGTAACCGGAACGCTGACCTATGAACTGAACCTATTCAGAAGCAGTAATGGAGAAGGTTCCTCCAAAACCATTTCCGGGACTATTGAAATGGACGGTGACGGAACAGCCCTTCTTCGCTTTGCGAATATTAACCGCTTGTTCAAAGTAAATCTGCGTACTGGTTTTGTGAGCGATAATGAGATTGACATTGAATCTTCTGTCGTGGCTGTAGATACCCTGAATCAAACCGTAACCCTCA
It encodes:
- a CDS encoding penicillin acylase family protein; amino-acid sequence: MNTFLKLLIFFFILILGFAGLAFYWTFYKPLPDYEETITMNGLSEEVQIHWDAYGVPHIYARNVQDLYYALGYVHAQDRLWQMTLTQIAAEGRFAEFFGNDQELINLDKYQRTLGFWKIAQQLVDTLGQQERSVLNAYSNGVNAFVDDNSNRLPVEFSLTGIQPLEWNPARSLAVSRLMSWELNMGWWSEVTYGYLQEKLPANQFDQLQLRFPDTAPTSLDDTESMGFSSALMPMLQQEINKRELLEMEGTHVGSNAWVIDGSKSESGYPLLAGDPHLGLDMPGKWYEVHLNLNGKNVSGATLAGVPAIIIGQNDRMAWSFTSIMSDDTDFFLEQVDPQDRGRYVADSLNDSTASYQQFNKIREIIKVKDGDDQSFEIRYTKHGPVISDIYPVQALTEDKVITMQWTGYEMSNEMRTLYQINWADNFQDFKDALPTFGVPGLNLMYGDVEGNIAMYSVAKLPIRTGDPITLRRGWDPSQDWQGFIPHEQMPRLINPEDGWIANANNKITTDSYPYYIATFWEPPSRIERIEQILTSDSTLGYDQFQQLQNDSYSAFAAKLTPKILEIIKGQDAYNFDLPISYLENWNYQYDLKSTAASIFDVFFVNFTQNTLKDDFGDVAYSNFIHHENIPVRTMSSLIDTESSLFDNLATDSVETKEDMVVKSMQDAILFLSDSLGSEPFEWRWEQLHTLRLEPPLLSQAAKDPEAPKALKLIVDNVLSKGPYKVPSHGMSVNNGQYRWNNAFEMILGPSIRRISDLSDMSKSKSILPTGQSGNPLSDHYGDQTDLWLDGQYRWLYQDSTLFEEVEIRTMRLVPVE
- a CDS encoding pitrilysin family protein produces the protein MKPRILYLFSTLLLTSFLAISCVQKQNEFSVDYEKFTLDNGLEVIFHKDNSDPVVAVALTFHVGSAREIEGRTGFAHLFEHLLFLESENLGKGGLDKMSSRIGGSGANGSTSRDRTNYFQTVPKDALEKMIWAEADKLGFFINTVTEAVLAKEKQVVKNEKRQGVDNAPYGHANYVVGKNMYPKEHPYNWQVIGSLEDLQNATLQDVKDFYNRWYVPNNATLVLAGDFDSDQAKEWIHKYFDEIPRGEEIEPLPDMPASLDQTKKKYYEDNFARLPELRMVWPGVDLYHEDAYALDILTELLADGKKAPFYKVLVEEQELTSNVFMNSGNSELAGEISFITRAYPNTDLNDVAGAVNEAFMLFEQEGFTQADLDRIKAGIETDFYNGLSSVLGKAFQLAQYNIFADNPGYINKDIQKTLAVTKEDVMRVYQKYIKGQHFVATSFVPQGQEELALKGSELAEVVEEEIVQNGEGESFTLPEETAYEKTPSSFDRSVEPPYGESPDLKVPEVWETELSNGLDVYGIENYELPLVEFEITIKGGLMLENPDKTGVANLVAELLTKGTANKTPEELEQAIDELGASININSGRQSITIRGNSLARYYDETLKLVEEMLLEPRWDEREFDLAKQSTMSQIAQQSANPNSIATNTFNKLLYGEDHILSFNPIGTTNSIEAITLDDLKSYYENYLSPSVADMHVVGAIDQGEVVASLKSINERWESKEVEIPESESPESPSASKVYFYDVPDAKQSVLRFGYLAMPETHPDFYPAEVMNYKLGGGGFASRFTQELREGKGYTYGIGSGFSGSDIAGPFMISSGVRTNVTYESAALVKEILENYPDTFTEEDLENTKSFLLKSNARRFETLGAKLNMLENISAYGWSPDYIKQREEIVKNMTQERIRELAETYANPDKMIWLVVGDAKTQMDRLEQLGFGEPVLVNESFKEGN
- a CDS encoding M23 family metallopeptidase — protein: MKSFWFILLLSIGFLAQDEGSVEVYRVEKEEHIELHARNTHLFPVTIELDAETERLEENKRLPVIDFIPPQSNQLLVSFKYTDLSQGWDLSTKYRYYVGSIFARHNDSFAYRLPFPVGETYKVDQGFGGSFSHYGDLQHALDFNMPKGTRIYAARSGKVVMMEEEHNRGGGTEDMMEYANFITILHDDGTFADYSHLRHQGVEVRLGQEVRTGQLIGYSGATGYATGPHLHFTVKKAKRGGGFISIPVKFTTKDGIIELKEGQSYIGY
- a CDS encoding RNA polymerase sigma-70 factor; protein product: MDLSIIHLLLLLGTSLDGESNETQIYLKIKNGDQKAFKKFFDAHHSELFRYLSARGVAKEAAEDLIQKAFVYIWENRSSIEEHKSLRAYLFRIAYTRMLNLFRDNEKFDQNKEVQDLDYSDSGNRPDQNIHQEELNRTIEQAISAMPEKRQHVFRLCFLQEFTYKEAAEFLDVSVKTIENHMGLALKDLRSSLSEAAKDYL